Proteins found in one Plasmodium relictum strain SGS1 genome assembly, chromosome: 13 genomic segment:
- the tGloII gene encoding targeted glyoxalase II, putative, translating into MKILKTLLSLNYFANIRYNICTSKKLFFENNYLKKKIYMTDNKKKYFIVNKKDICTNVIIIPIYKDNYSYIFYDNKEEGIAVDPSDYKIINEVTKKENIKIRNVLCTHKHSDHNSGNFFFFDNKVNVYGIKENDNKYINKNINNINKFEINNFKITTFISNFHCKNHISYLIENSKNKLKKIFFTGDFLFVCGIGKNFEANNSDLYNSINNLKSLDKKNTYIFCGHEYTLDNIKFALSVDSSNDNLKTFYEKMKNESDIPTIPSLLEEEFLYNPFLRYNDEGIKNSIKKYAIKNNYVIEKNSDYLILLRIMKDNFKIT; encoded by the coding sequence atgaaaatacttaaaactttattatcattaaattattttgcaAATATAAGATATAATATCTGTACatctaaaaaattattttttgaaaataattatttaaaaaaaaaaatatatatgactgataataaaaagaaatatttcatagtaaataaaaaagatatatgtACTAATGTTATAATAATACCCATATATAAGGATAactattcatatattttttatgataataaaGAAGAAGGAATAGCAGTTGATCCTAGtgattataaaataattaatgaaGTAACAAAAAAggagaatataaaaataagaaatgttTTATGTACTCATAAACATTCTGATCATAATAGTGGaaacttctttttttttgacaaCAAAGTAAATGTTTATGgaattaaagaaaatgataacaaatatataaataaaaatattaataatattaacaagtttgaaataaataattttaaaataacaacATTTATATCTAATTTTCACTGTAAAAATCATATATCCTATTTAATCGAAAActctaaaaataaattaaaaaaaattttttttactggtgattttttatttgtatgtgGAATAGGAAAAAACTTTGAAGCTAATAATAgtgatttatataattcaataaataatttaaaaagtttagataaaaaaaatacctaTATTTTTTGTGGTCATGAATATACAttagataatataaaattcgCTTTGAGCGTTGATTCATctaatgataatttaaaaacattttatgaaaaaatgaaaaatgaaaGTGACATTCCTACAATTCCTTCTTTATTGGAAgaagaatttttatataatccaTTTTTGAGATATAATGATGAAGGtataaaaaattctattaaaaaatatgcaataaaaaacaattatgtaattgaaaaaaatagtgattatcttattcttttaagaataatgaaagataattttaaaataacatag
- the HADO gene encoding HAD domain ookinete protein, putative, translated as MEKIRNLYPNGNAINYNAYLKDVNITGTRKLQNENYKLNSKLNCTKENLIKNNNFIFKGNGYIQPFIYKKLIVFDYDDTILPTSWITIKMKLTLYDIIPVYLKQLFNKLSNVVINTLNLCLTQGKLVIVTNASLEWLINSAKKFIPEVWTFITQNNIRIISARDRLINSLIDPKDWKKIIFHQIINEVLSPYLYNTSFICFIYSVGDGNDERNACFFISQLNQYSSCIFKSLKFLSEPTCQKLIAEHELFYYFFNSTNINTSCNNNIVYNNNILSKNCNSIKNI; from the coding sequence atggaaaaaattagaaatttGTATCCGAATGGAAATGCAATTAATTATAATGCTTACTTGAAGGACGTGAATATAACAGGTACAAGAAAGttacaaaatgaaaattataagtTAAACTCAAAATTAAATTGCACTAAGgagaatttaataaaaaataataacttCATTTTTAAAGGAAATGGATATATCCAaccatttatatataaaaaattgatagTTTTTGATTATGATGATACTATATTACCAACTAGCTGGATAactataaaaatgaaattaactTTATATGATATTATTCCTGTTTATCTAAAACAGctgtttaataaattaagtaATGTTGTAATTAATACATTAAATTTATGTTTAACACAAGGAAAATTAGTTATTGTAACAAATGCAAGCTTAGAGTGGTTAATTAATTCTGCGAAGAAATTCATTCCAGAAGTTTGGACATTTATAActcaaaataatataaggATAATATCAGCAAGAGATAGGTTAATTAATTCACTAATAGACCCAAAGGACtggaaaaaaattatatttcatCAAATAATTAATGAAGTTTTATCACCATATTTATACAATACATCATTTATTTGTTTCATATACTCAGTTGGTGACGGAAATGATGAAAGAAATGCTtgcttttttatttctcaGTTAAATCAATATTCATCTTGTATTTTCAAATCTTTGAAGTTTTTATCTGAACCAACATGTCAAAAACTGATAGCTGAGcatgaattattttattatttttttaatagtacTAATATTAATACTTcatgtaataataatattgtttataataataatattctaagtaaaaattgtaattctattaaaaatatataa
- a CDS encoding zinc finger protein, putative — protein sequence MNIPNNSENSEQNNIENSINFSDNRNNSFLGNDDGSIIDDNNIIEDECITPKDDEENMNSRKKKKNDKLNQNENKSLRIGRNESRNETSYHHQNSHNSNILSNALNNAINNVIHSAISSRTNINNNVTNTLPNNNNNNNNNNNNSYNMFALDNIFVNEPNNYFLQDGIHAESNNADEEEEDEEDNVEVEEHHENEGVENENEEDEEDEEEENEGEEEIEGEEDEIEEIDEYEERDAEGFQDVPEEKEVMKTGKQQNKKIKKKKKNNENENHILCNNSNDCTENILLNNEITSISNEKSISHINTLSSGKVDNLTLYLQKELTCPICLDYFYLPVTMNCGHTFCRYCIGHNKLNGKNCPLCRQPLGHTSCINTIISNLVRIYNLRRKSLKIYKSIEIVNTVDEIWWNENFIKPQVSVSLFLRIFLHDMISPPIFFDDLTACIIDFFTVNNLWSKAKWVFNIKDCRVFSELIGYDKDDKETTSERLHTWVERYITQNPSMCMRKEEKIILKLYQDRTHRIDSHIFDSSVLPNRLPWDGGRHAKSLIHMPHSSVSLSHLLFVKAENNTIGVVDCGSTIGTMIKVNNYHILKEGDIIHIGDRLEVTVSIDKNTAGMPYKGYVWNKNANKVLDRHELNELIKLETNSNQDIYLIEDQIPSYCENIESNLLIKFDFGTTKEEITPKTEYIDPKGVVLGRGPYAQSSYKKISVTNSNGYVSREHCLIYYDGSKPEGERWLLRDTSTLGTFLKIKSYSNPVPLPIGSIFKAGQCKIEVCSHDTAQYIHYPERSLSLHNTNNASNLDNNNNNNNNNNFNNNSDNRNNDNDSNNTSNNNNNYSSNNSNYNNHSSNDQNNNSNNNGNDNSNYNVENFNTQNFLQNNDQNKNRQESLDNNRQDGNMQCLLQNSVNSVSHENNISSSYRSENRISSNYYNQSHGDTYFYNYLRNSINHNSNNYNNNNNNSSNNNSTDSTVNSSNLIRDHDETNCNSSNYSLSGSMHDNIFNNNNINNNYNDNIYNNSIENNNNNISYNNNSNNSNSSNSYKHSFINGSSSSNGKSSYINNNDRNLFYKYYIDYNNYKYENNNFFLNNHQVSIDDYSPFNRNTDPKLSFNMNNSCENKNLKVNIGTILNKVKPITDSRSGSSNESANTKNFYLINFKKIEKHKINEVILYKNINKNNIEKKTTKCSFKKFNYNSKTDNFPKKKRNHSETFLYMNQMNNKVESTKHNNNSTCNSIYNDMKSLKLIYNYINSLHINNKKKSTNNNNLIDNNKNLKVITKSNVNIKKIDSLNMYPDAQLDSTYSKLRQNFIIDNNKSKNILTNEHNKTNQNILFHSVKMNN from the coding sequence atgaatattCCAAATAATTCGGAAAATTCAGAgcaaaataatattgaaaatagTATAAATTTTTCAGATAACAGAAATAATAGTTTTTTGGGGAATGATGATGGTAGTATTAtagatgataataatataatagaaGACGAATGCATAACACCAAAAGATGATGAAGAGAATATGaattcaagaaaaaaaaaaaaaaatgataaattaaatcAAAATGAAAACAAAAGTTTAAGAATAGGAAGAAATGAATCGAGAAATGAAACTAGTTATCATCACCAAAATAGTCataattcaaatatattAAGTAATGCTCTAAATAATGCAATAAATAACGTGATACATAGTGCAATAAGTAGTCGTACAAATATTAATAACAATGTTACTAATACATTaccaaataataataataacaataataataataataataattcatataatatGTTTGCATtagataatatttttgttaatgaaccaaataattattttttacaagATGGGATACATGCAGAAAGTAACAATGCcgatgaagaagaagaagatgaagaagataATGTTGAAGTTGAAGAACATCATGAAAATGAAGGAGTTGAAAacgaaaatgaagaagacgaagaagatgaagaagagGAAAATGAAGGAGAAGAAGAAATTGAAGGTGAAGAAGATGAAATAGAAGAAATTGATGAATATGAAGAAAGAGATGCTGAGGGATTTCAAGATGTAccagaagaaaaagaagtaaTGAAAACAGGGAAACAACagaataaaaagataaaaaaaaaaaaaaaaaataatgaaaatgaaaatcatATTCTTTgtaataatagtaatgatTGCACAGAAaacatattattaaataatgagATAACGTCGATATCAAATGAAAAATCTATTTCTCATATTAATACATTAAGCAGTGGAAAGGTAGATAATTTAACTTTATATTTGCAAAAAGAATTAACATGCCCTATATGTTtagattatttttatctaccTGTAACTATGAATTGTGGTCATACATTCTGTAGATATTGTATTGGTCATAATAAATTGAATGGAAAAAATTGTCCTTTATGTAGGCAACCATTAGGACATACTTCGTGCATTAATACTATTATATCTAATTTAGTTCGTATATATAACTTAAGAAgaaaatcattaaaaatatataaatctaTAGAAATAGTAAATACAGTAGACGAAATTTGGTggaatgaaaattttataaaaccACAAGTCAGTGTATCTCTCtttttaagaatatttttGCATGATATGATATCACCACCTATCTTTTTTGATGATTTAACAGCATGTATTATTGATTTTTTTACTGTAAATAATTTATGGTCAAAGGCCAAATGggtatttaatataaaagacTGTAGAGTATTTAGCGAGTTGATAGGATATGACAAAGATGATAAAGAAACGACTAGTGAAAGATTACATACATGGGTTGAGAGATATATAACTCAGAATCCATCAATGTGTATGaggaaagaagaaaaaattattttaaaattatatcaaGATAGAACACATAGAATTGATAGTCATATATTTGATTCTTCTGTATTACCTAATAGATTACCATGGGATGGTGGAAGACATGCAAAAAGTTTAATTCATATGCCCCATTCATCAGTTTCTCTTTCTCATCTACTGTTTGTAAAAGCAGAAAACAATACTATAGGAGTAGTAGATTGTGGTTCAACAATAGGGACAATGATTAAAGTAAACAATTATCATATATTGAAAGAAGGTGATATAATACACATAGGAGATAGATTAGAAGTAACTGTATCTATTGATAAGAATACAGCAGGAATGCCTTATAAAGGTTACGTATGGAATAAAAATGCAAATAAAGTTTTAGATAGACATGAATTAAATGAGTTAATAAAACTTGAGACTAATAGCAATCAGGATATATATCTAATAGAAGATCAAATACCTTCCTATTGTGAAAATATTGAATCAAATTTACTAATTAAATTTGATTTTGGTACAacaaaagaagaaattaCACCAAAAACAGAGTACATTGACCCTAAAGGTGTTGTATTAGGTAGAGGTCCATATGCTCAAtctagttataaaaaaatttcagtTACAAATTCAAATGGATATGTATCAAGAGAACATTGTTTAATTTACTATGACGGATCTAAACCGGAAGGAGAAAGATGGCTATTAAGAGATACTAGTACATTAGGAActtttcttaaaattaaatcatATTCTAATCCAGTACCATTACCTATTGGTTCTATATTCAAAGCAGGTCAATGCAAAATTGAAGTATGTTCTCATGATACAGCACAGTATATACATTATCCTGAAAGATCATTATCATTACATAATACAAACAATGCTTCAAATTTagataacaataataataataataataataataattttaataataattcagataatagaaataatgataatgatagtaataatactagtaataataataacaattatAGTAGTAATAATAGCAACTATAATAATCATTCAAGTAATGATCAAAACAATAACAGTAATAATAATGGAAATGATAATTCTAATTATAATGTTGAGAACTTTAATACTCAAAActttttacaaaataatgATCAAAACAAAAATAGACAAGAATCATTGGATAATAACCGTCAAGATGGAAATATGCAGTGTTTATTGCAAAACAGTGTTAATTCCGTATCacatgaaaataatatttcttcaTCGTATAGAAGTGAAAATAGGATTTCaagtaattattataatcaaAGTCATGGAGATACATACTTCTATAATTATCTAAGGAATAGTATTAATCACAACAGtaataattataacaataataataataatagtagtaATAACAACAGTACTGATAGTACTGTTAATAGTAGTAATTTGATAAGAGATCATGATGAAACAAACTGCAATAGTAGTAACTATAGCTTAAGCGGAAGTATGcatgataatatatttaataataataatataaacaataattataatgataatatatataataacagtattgaaaataataataacaatattaGTTATAATAACAATAGTAATAATAGCAATAGTAGTAATAGTTACAAACATAGTTTTATCAATGGTAGTAGTAGTAGTAATGGTAAAAGtagttatattaataataatgatagaaacttattttataaatattacatagattacaataattataaatatgaaaataataatttttttcttaataatcACCAGGTATCTATAGATGATTATAGTCCCTTCAATAGAAATACTGATCctaaattatcttttaacATGAACAACTCATGTGAAAATAAGAATTTAAAAGTCAATATAGGAactatattaaataaagttAAGCCAATAACTGATAGCAGAAGTGGATCATCTAATGAAAGTGCAAACAcgaaaaatttttatcttataaattttaaaaaaatagaaaaacataaaattaatgaagttatactttataaaaatataaataaaaataacattgaaaaaaaaactacCAAATGTTCTTTTAAGAAGTTTAACTATAATAGTAAAACAGACAacttcccaaaaaaaaaaagaaatcatTCAGAAACTTTTCTATATATGAATCAAATGAATAATAAAGTTGAATCTACTaaacataataataatagtacaTGTAATTCTATTTATAACGATATGAAATCacttaaattaatatataattacataaacagtttacatataaataataagaagaaaagtacaaataataataatttgatagataataataaaaatttaaaagtaatAACTAAATCAAATGtgaatatcaaaaaaattgatTCATTAAATATGTATCCGGATGCACAACTTGATAGTACTTATAGTAAATTACGACAGAACTTTAttattgataataataaaagtaaaaatatattaaccAATGAACACAATAAAACAAATcagaatattttatttcattcagttaaaatgaataattaa
- the SEPSECS gene encoding O-phosphoseryl-tRNA(Sec) selenium transferase, putative — translation MCSSNKNNFNRANEKGVASNKKYSLISKQTLNQKDKTIWNILNSGRVPNEGLNEITIMNILYQISSQNLCNSEKNIKIGERENRIYSGIVRSKYMGFGHGIGRSGNLDDVQPKSVGNSILAKVTTSFVKDLIKNFGIRSCEDVYILPYATGMCISTCLLYLKKLRKNSEYVIISRIDHKTCYKCIDFCDLKYFVVDMIYKNDELFTDLDKIEKLIEEYKEKICCVISVTSSYAPRNSDDIVKISHLCKKYDMPHLINNAFGLQCIFICKEIQKCFDMKGRVDFVIQSCDKNFLVPVNGGIIFSSDKKNMKALKKTYPGRTPVNAYLDLFITLLELGKNKIMKLREQRLENFNWLKEQITLMCSKYNLQLIKTSKNKISMAINLNPLYEYCGMDNPKLINLLGSMLFYRNVTGHRVICSPLLIKNNVLEKINEKHQLEMKEDQHKREIIVNNVKLNKQVLKDLNKIDNDELKSNEIIINHEMSFSSNTENLKINTNKNTYEKLNEINTIVIGNHTFHNFGSSCDSYPFSYIAFSCVIGIEREEIHHFILKLDRTIDYFIKKFKNKKKEEKINFQIN, via the exons ATGTGTAGTTCAAAcaagaataattttaatagagCAAACGAAAAAGGAGTAGctagtaataaaaaatattctctAATATCTAAGcaa ACATTAAATCAAAAAGACAAAACAATATGGAA tatATTAAATTCAGGGCGGGTTCCAAATGAGGGTCTAAATGAAATTACAATTATGAACATTTTATATCAAATATCTTCTCAAAACTt atgCAAtagtgaaaaaaatataaaaattgggGAAAGAGAAAATCGTATTTATAGTGGAATAGTAAGAAGTAAGTATATGGGATTTGGCCATGGTATAGGAAg aTCAGGTAATTTAGATGATGTTCAACCAAAAAGCGTAGGAAATAGTATACTGGCAAAAGTTACTACTAGCTTTGTAAaagatttaattaaaaactttGGGATAAGAAGTTGCGAAGATGTTTATATATTACCATATGCAACTGGTATGTGCATTAGTACATGCTtgctatatttaaaaaaattaagaaaaaatagtgAATATGTAATTATTTCAAGAATTGATCATAAAACATGCTACAAATGTATTGACTTTTgtgatttaaaatattttgttgtggatatgatatataaaaatgatgaattaTTTACTGACTtagataaaatagaaaaattaattgaagaatataaggaaaaaatatGTTGTGTTATATCAGTGACTTCTAGTTATGCACCAAGAAATTCAGATGATATAGTAAAAATTTCTCATCtttgtaaaaaatatgatatgCCCCACTTAATTAATAATGCTTTTGGTTTGCAATGCATTTTTATATGCAAAGAAATACAAAAATGCTTTGATATGAAGGGAAGAGTTGATTTTGTTATTCAGAGTTgtgataaaaattttcttgtCCCAGTTAATGGTGGTATTATATTCAGttcagataaaaaaaatatgaaagccttaaaaaaaacatatccTGGCAGAACTCCAGTAAATGCTTATCTagatttatttattacattattagaattaggaaaaaataaaataatgaaattgaGAGAACAAAGATTAGAAAATTTCAATTGGTTAAAAGAACAAATTACTTTAATGTGttctaaatataatttacaaCTCATCAAAactagtaaaaataaaatatcaatGGCTATTAATCTAAATCCCTTATATGAATATTGCGGCATGGATAACCCTAAACTTATTAACCTACTTGGTTCAATGCTCTTTTATAGAAATGTTACAGGACATAGAGTAATTTGCTCTCCCTTATTAATTAAGAACAATGTAttggaaaaaataaatgaaaagcATCAACTTGAAATGAAAGAAGATCAACATAAAAGAGAAATTATTGTTAATaatgtaaaattaaataaacaaGTTCTAAAAGatctaaataaaatagataatgatgaattaaaatctaatgaaataataataaatcatGAAATGAGTTTCAGTAGCAATACAGAAAATCtcaaaataaatacaaataaaaacacttatgaaaaattaaatgaaataaatacgATTGTCATAGGAAATCATACATTTCATAATTTCGGTTCTAGTTGTGATTCTTAtcctttttcatatattgcTTTTTCATGTGTAATTGGAATTGAAAGAGAAGAAATtcatcattttattttaaaacttGATCGTACAATcgattattttattaaaaaatttaaaaataaaaaaaaagaagagaaaataaactttcaaataaattaa